CCGGCACCGGGGCTCTGTAGCCCAGTGAACTGTGCGGCCTGATGGAAACGTCATTCGTGCTGTTTGTCACGACATTTCCTACAAATTCGCGCGAGTTCTCGACACTCTCATACCACCATATGACGAAGATCTCTTCCCTCGGGCACCTTGAATCACCAGAATCTGGGCATGTCCAACAGCAAACGCAGGCAGCGTACCTATGACCATCGACTGAAAGAACTCGTTCGCTCCACCGGCAACATTGATGTCGCTCTTCAACGTGGTGTCCCTCGATCTACGGCCCGAGGCTGGCTGACAAAGAACATGTCCGGCGTAATCACCGTCGACGTCTTAGATATGAGTCTGGTAGAACTACAACGTGATGTGGTCGCACTGCGTCGTCGCAACGCCAGACTTATTGCTTTGCTGCGTCTGATCATCACCGTCATGAAAGTGACTCACTTCACACTGTCACAAATTCGGCTTCCGCAAGAAGCCCAAAAGCTCCGAGTGCTGCAGGCCATCGAATATTCGCGAAAGCATTTTCCATTGAAAACTGTCCTGCGTGTGATCGGTCTGTCGCACGGTCGCTACCGTGAGTGGAAGCGGGTTGAATGTGGTCTGGATGACCTGCCATCGTGCCCTCGATCGTCACCACATCAGCTCACTGCCGCAGAAATGAGAACGATTCAGGAAATGGTCACATCTGAAAAATACCGTCATGTAGCAACCGGGACACTGGCACGCCTGGCGGAACGAATGGGTAAGATGTTCGCTTCTCCGTCGACCTGGTACCGTCTGGTCCGAATCCACAAATGGCGGAGAGTGCGGTCACGCGTTTATCCTGCAAAGCCGAAAGTGGGGATCCGTGCGATACGGGCCAATGAAATCTGGCATGTTGATACGTCATTAGTCCGGCTGGTTAACGGGGGCCGGGCTTATATTCACGCGGTGATCGACAATTACTCACGGCGCATTCTTGCCTGGCGTGTACTTGATCGCTTCGAGCCGGGCATCACCGCCCGGTTATTCCTGGACGTATCGCAGGCCACGACTGTGGGAAAGCCAACCGTGTTCGTCGACGGTGGTCGTGAGAACTATAATGCGGCCATCGATGAGGTCATCGAGTCCGGTCTATTGAAAAGAGTTCTGGCACAGACCAAAATCCAATATTCCAACTCGCTTATCGAATCGTGGTGGCGTGTGCTTAAGCATCAATGGCTTTATTTCCATGAACTGGATTCCGCGCAAGCGGTTGAAAACCTGGTGGCTTTCTACGTCGAGCAATACAACACGTATTTACCACATTCCGCGTTCCAGGGGCAGACTCCTGACGAGATGTACTATGGGACGGGGCAAGAGATACCGGGGCAACTGCAGGAAGCGCGTATCGCAGCGAGAAAATCACGGATGGAGTCAAATCGATCTCAGAGCTGTCGGATGTGTGAGGAACTTCTCGCGGTCAGTAATTGAGTGTGAGAGTGGCAGGATAGATTTAACAGGTTAGTCGTTCACCGTTGATGATCTCCACCGGGGATTTCACCCTGCGATCGTTGGCTCACCGTGTAAGTGCTATTTGGTGCGGCGATGATGGTTCCAGCGTTTCGTTGCCGAATGGACTGGGTTTTTCCCAAGTGCGAGAACTCGCGCGAAAATGTCGGGAATGTCATGACAAACAGCAGGGCAAAATCGGACCCCGAAAAGCCCCTTATCGGACATTTAATAGGACTATTTATCGGACTTTTACCCAAATAGGGGGTGTTGGGACAGCGGTATTGGGACGGCGGGAATTCGTAAGCACAATAAAAATGGCCACTTACCAGTTTCGGTAAGTGGCCTTTAAGTGGAGGCGGCGGGAAAGAGTTTTGGGAGATGTGGCGTCGCTCTAAGTGTCATGATGGTAATTGTTTGTATGAATCATGTTTTTTTGTTTTTTCTCGAAATTCGTAAAAATCAGATACGAAATCAGACACATCAGACATGGGGGAGATGTGCATGGAGTGATATTAGTGGAGGTGAGTTGCCTCAAACCCGTATTCTGATGCATGTGTAGGTCTTGGATAGAGCTACAGGAAGCTAAGAAGCTGTCCGCAACCTCTCGGTATATCTGCTTCATTCGCTCATTTTACTCAGTGAGCGGGGCAGGATCGTCAAAGGGGCGATCGGACCACTTGCTGCACCCGCTCGCAATCCTTGAGACAGCAGGTAAGCAGATAGGAATTCAGTTCCTGAGATCTCGTGATAAAGGCACAGGAGTAGTCCATCTCCGCTGGAGCGTTTTGACGCGGCTCTAGACTGCTGGTTTGGCTGGCAGGCATCAGATATATCACATGCGACTACAGACCTAGGCAGCGTCCTCCGGCGCCTTCAACTGAGGGGAGATGCCCTCATTGAGAGTGGAGGCGAGGTTGTGAATCAATGGATTGAAGCCCAGTATACACCTCAAGATGACATCGACTCCATATGCGAGGAATTCTTCCTCAGTGGTGAGTAGGACGGCCAATGCCTAGTCCTGATGGGTAGCGTAAAGGATGGGAAGACGGCTCTGCAAAACCGCTACGATCGACTTGCTCGCAACGAAGGCAAGCCGCCCGTAGCAATCCTTCGCTACGGTTACCATTAATGTACTCTTTTCTACATTGTCATTCTCAATCTGAGCAACTACTTACATTCCAGCATCACGAGTGTCAGATCGTCGTTTGGTGAAGCGTTATTACGGTAGGCGGCTATTGCGTCGTTGATCCGCATTGTATCTGCCAGTGGAGAATTTTTTGTTCCAGGAGAGAAGAGCTCAGTCAGTCGATGCACTCCGAAAAGCGTGCCATCAGAGTTTGCTGTTTCTGTGACTCCATCACTGAAGAGTAAGATACGATCTCCTGAAGAAAGTATGGTATGCCTCTGTTCCCAGTCGGCTTTCAGATCGATTCCAATCAGCAAGCCTGTGCTTTTCAACAGTTCAACATTTCCAGATACTCTTTTCAAAATTGCCGGTAAATGGCCTGCGCTGACCCAGGTCAATTCACGTGACTCCGGTTCCCAACGTGCCAGGATTACTGATGCAAAATTGCCGGGCAGTATCGCAGCAGTAAATTGCCGGTTTACTTCTTTCATAATAGCAACTGGATCAAAAGGAGGGTTCTCAGAAGCGGCCAGCAGGAGCGATTTCAGCATCGCTGCCCCCATCGCAGCCGGAACGCCGTGTCCGCTCACATCAGCAATACAGATGAACCATGATCCATCCGGTAGAGGCAGGAAATCGTAGTAATCTCCGGCGACACTGTCAGCCGGTTCAAATATGTGGGCTGTTTCGAGCTGTGGGATCTGTACGCCATGTGGCAAAAGATACTGCTGGATCTTTCTTGCTTTTTCCATCTGGCTGCGTCGATCACGATCATTTTCCTTTAATGCCACGCTCATGGAATTAATAGACGAAGAGAGTAAGTTCATCTCACAACTACTGAAAGTGGGAGCGACAGCATCAAAATTCCCTGATCTAATATTCTCGACTGTAATTAACAGCTGATCCAGTGGTCTACCTACGATTTTCAGCAACACGAGATTAACAATTCCAGCAGCGATCATTCCTAAAGCCCCGAGCACAGCAAGCTGAACCAGAACTTTGGATCGTATTGATCGACGTACATTATTTAATGTTTCAATGACAAAGACGCTGGCCTCTCTGCCTGGTTGATATCCGATGACAAGCTGGTGTTGCTGGAAATCATCTAGTTTAAAAGAAGCCGGATTGGAAAAATCAAACTCCGTCAAGATAGACTCAGCCCCAAGAGGATCACCGCCAGCCTGTATATATTCCCCCTGTAAGTTGACAATGATGCGATGGCCAGGAGATGCCGATTTTCTCATTTTATCACAGACGTTGTTGATATAACTTTGAACGTCATGATCTTGATGGTCCTGTATTAAATGTGAAACAGCAGACTGGATAGCAATGGCTTCATCATTCAAACCGGTTCGCATCTGTGCTGTCGCATTCTCGATTTCCCGAAAATATTGAAAAATCAACAGAACTGCCAATGCAATGCTGAGAGTCAGGTTTACAGACAGCAGCAGCTGAAACCGGATCGTACGCGGTTGTTTCCACAAACCTCTGAATCTGGCCAATAAATCTGACATGATGTGCCTTCAGTCGTTTCTGTCTCATAGAATTGGAAATAAGCAGTAAACATCTCAAGAATGCTTATTTAAGAGAAAAGAGATGCTGACTTTTTAATTTACGCTGGATCTGAAAATGAAGTTCCAGGGGTGTTAAATTCCAGGAGCCATCAATTAATGATCAAGCAGATCATACAGCGCGCATAGAGAATGCAATGAGGAGAGATCAGGTCAACCAGCTACAAAGAACTTCCTGCTGGTGTAGATTAGGCAGAAATGAGGTCTGGGAGGTCTTTATTACAGTGCGAACCTGCGAATGTTGAATGCAGGCGACTTGCGTTATCAACTGAGTGGTTGATAACCGGGAAAACACGGTTTTTGATGGCGTGCGAGTTTTATCTGGCGTAACAGGGAGTTCTTTTTTGACAGAACACCGACAATGCAACTGCTGGCAGATAGCAGCGCAGCAAATCTGTCTTACTTCAAGCGAAGTGGAACAGCAACATGCCTCTGTAGTACAACCATTACTTGACTGCACCGAAGAGGCAACTCCTCCGAAGATGGTGGCTGCCACTAGAATCCAGGAAATCAGAGTTTGTGTACTGGTCTTAAACACTGCTGCACCGATTTTAAAGGAATGACTCGTTTGTTTTAGGTATCAGACTTACAACAGTCAAGCCTGAATATAGACTACGTCAGGCAGAATAAATCTCACCTGCTGCAGAACGACTGCACATGCAGTCTGGATCGCGGTTTGTAAATGTTTTACTCGCTAGGCTAAAAACATAAAGTTGCAGAGAAATGTGTAGCAATCAGAAACCTGGCAAAGAGCTAAATGAAAAGGCGGGGCCTTTCGATAAATTTAAGCGATAGGGATTGCCACCATTTTCCCAGTTGGTTTTGATCTTGGCAGATCGCAGTGAATCCTCTAGGATACGTTCCTTTGAATTTTGTCGCGGTAGTCTGGGGGGTATGCCTTGGTTGCACAGCCCTCAAAATCTTTGTTGAAAGCTCTCAGGCTAATCAGCAGAATCATCATCACTGTCCAGATTGAATCAAGTGGCGGAACTCTGCATGTCGATGTCAGAAGTGTTTGCCGTGATTTTTCGAGTGGTACGAGAATCCTATCCAGTGCCCCTTGATATCTGAGTGACAGGCACGGCCCCGGTAGAATTCTGGAAATCCCTTTTACGTTTAGAGTTGTGATGAAACTGCTTCGCTTGTTCATGATCGTTCTACTGCTGCAACCTTGCCCGGTCTGCTGGGGGCATGGATTGACCGCACACGGAGAAGCATCTCAACACGACTCCGGCGACTGCAAAGCGGTTTCTTCAAGCTGTCCCTGTTGTGCTCAGTGGAAACAAAAACAGGGAGTTCAGCAACAGTTACCACAGGATGACGAACATGATTGTCCCTGCACGTGTCATGTTTCAGACGAAGTATTCGCCTTTACCGGACCAGCGGTACATCTCGAAAGTTGCACTCATCCTGTGACGCTGGTCGTTAGTCTGGATCAATCCTGCCACTTCATAACTCATCTGAATAACGTAGCAAATGATACTTCACAGGCCGCTGTGATACTCCCGCTGCGCTTATAAATTTCTCTCGGGCTCGCTTGCCTGCTGGCAGTGACGGTCACTGATTGTCCAAGGCGTTATTATCGCCTGGCCGTCTCTTTGGATTCAATGCTGATTCAAATGATACCTGCTGCGCCTGTATCTGTTTAAATTAAGCCGCACTCCGCTGTCTTTGCATGCATTTCAGGTCGAGTCCATTACCTCTTTTGCAGATCAAAATCGTATTCAAAATCAAAAACAGGTAAGGAAATTTATAATATGAAGACTCACACTCTTGTAGGACTGTTTAAAAACAATGGTATCCGTCTGCTGGCCGCAGGCACTCTGCTGGTTTCCCTGTCGAACGTCTCCCTGGCTCAAAATGCGCCACAGGCAGCAGCATTGAGCAAGGCAGAAGCATCACGTGCTTCCGCAGCGAAACAAAATAAATACACGTTTATCATGTTCTGGAAAGACCAGGATACAACCACCAAAAGCATGTGGAGCACACTGCAGCAGAATCTGTCCGACAAAAACACAGCGTCCGTTGTGGCGGTTAACACAGGCGATCCCCAGGAACGCAAGATTATTGAACAGTATGGAGTCTCACGCGCGCCCATGCCGCTTACGCTGGCAGTTGCTCCCAATGGGGCGGTCACCGGTTCCTATGTGAAACAGATCAACGCTGACTATATTCAGCAGGCTTTCGTGTCCCCCGCCAAATCCCGGTGCATGCTGAATCTGCAGAGCCGGAAAATGGTGCTGTTGTGTGTAAGTCCCTCCGGTCAGGCTGGCGTCCCCAAGGGGGTTCAAAATTTCAAATCAATTCCCTGTTACAAGAACGCGGTGGAAGTGATCAACGTTTCACAATCTGAACCGGCCGAACGCGACTTTCTGAAAGAGCTGAGAGTGCCCGCATCACAGAACTCTGCCGTTGTTTTCATGGCACCTCCCGGGGTGATGGTTGGAAAGTATAACAGCAGTGTATCCAGCCAGCAGCTGATTGCCGAACTGAAAAAAGCAGGTAAAAGCTGCGGCGTGGAAGGCTGCAAGCACTGTAAATAAACCAGCACATCACAATCACACATTCAAAAGGAGGTCTCTCATGAAAATGAGAACAATTGTCTGGAAAGAAATGAAAGAGCGTCCTACGGCGCTGATTGCCAGTCTGCTGGCGATCATTCTGAGTGTGACGGCGCTGGTCGCGATCCGTAACGTCACGATTTTCTCAGAGCAGGAGGTCGCCGGTAAACTCGACGAACTGGGAGCAAACGTACTGATTCTCCCTGAAGGAGTCACGCTGCAGGACTACTATGCAGCAGACATGCACAAGGAAACCATCCCCGAAGAACACGTGGCTGAGCTGGCACTGGCGGGACTGACCGGAGTGGAGGCAATGACGCCCAAACTTTGTGTTCCCACCAGGCTGGATGATCGCAACGTGATTCTGACAGGTATCCTGCCACAGTCTGAAATTCAGAAGATGAATGCCTGGTCGGGGGGAGGGATGCTTTTTAAGAAACATGAAGGCTGTAAAGCCAAGATTAACGTGGCCGATGAAAATCTGGATGCCCCTGAATCTCTGGCAGAACGCCGGGCATTACAGCATCTTAATCAATCGGAAGTACTGCTTGGCGCTGATTTTGCTGCCCGTCAGGGGCTGAAAGAAGGCGATCAGCTCCAGCTTCTGGGGGAAACGTTTGACGTGCTCAGCGTGCTTCCTGCAACGGGGACAGTCGATGACAGCCGGGTGTTTGCGCACCTGCACACCGTGCAGCGGTTGTCAGGGGCGGGCCCGGTTGTGAATATCATTGAGGTCATGGGCTGCTGTGAAGATGTTGCCAACGGCCTGGTAGGGGAGTTGCAGTCGCTGTTGCCCGACACCAAGGTAGTTACGATTGCCAACGTCGTTGAAACTCAGGTTTCGATTAACCGGATGATGACCAATCTGTCGTACCTGTTCCTGGCGATTCTGGTTGCCGTTGGCGGTGTCAGCATGGCCAGCGCGAGCTTCGCGAATGTCATGGAACGTCGCCGTGAGATCGGAACCCTGATGGCCCTGGGGGCCACACCCCGATTTGTGACCCGACTGTTCCTGGCCAAGGCGGCACTGCTCGGTCTGGCCGGTGGGATCAGCGGATATGTTCTGGGGAGTCTGATTGCGGTCTTCCTCGGACCGGCATTTGCAGATGTCTCGGTATTTCCTGTCCCCAGTCTGGCAATCATTGCCGCTGCGGTTGCGGTACTGGTGACACTGGCCGCCAGTTATTTCCCGGCGCGTCAGGCATCCCGCCTCGACCCCTGTCTCTGTTTCAAGGAGGTCTAACCAGATGTTAAAGTTGGAATCTGTCAAAAAAGTATACCGCAAAAAACAGGACGAAGTGATTGCCCTGGACACGACCGATATCGAGATCGCACAAGGTGAGTTTGCTGCGATCATCGGCCCCAGCGGGAGTGGTAAGACAACACTGCTTTCCATGCTGGGGGCAATGTCAGCTCCTTCCGAGGGACGCATTCTGCTCGACGACGAGTCAATTTATGATTTGCCGATTGAACAGCGTGCCGAAGTCAGGCAGAACAAGATCGGGTTTGTCTTCCAGACATTCAACCTGGTCCCGTATCTGACGGCAATCGAAAATGTTCAGGTCCCGATGATGTTGTCGCAAAAGTTCAAAACTGAGCGGCAAGAGCGGGCGGAAGAATTGCTTGCTCAGGTGGGGCTGCAGGATCGCCTGCACCATAAGCCGAGTGAACTCAGTATCGGACAGCAGCAGCGTGTCGCGCTGGCACGCATGCTGGCCAATGATCCTACGATCATTCTCGCCGATGAACCGACAGGAAATCTAGATCCGGAGACTCGTGATCAGGTTCTCGCTTTCCTGCGTCAGTTTAATGAGGAAGGTCGCACGATCATCATGGTGACGCATGATTTATCCGCTGCGGAGTGTGCCCGCAGAACCCTACGTCTTTCTGAAGGTCGTATCCAGGCAGGTTCCGAACAGGATCTGTTGAAAACGGCTTAATGAAAGTTTGTTCCTTGGTCGCCAGGCTCGAGTCCTCTCCGTTCGCGAGAGGGCTCGAGCGCTGGATATGAAATATTATTAACTCTGACCGACGACAAAGCGGGACAGGGACGTACATATCAGGTTCAGGAGAACTGAGATGCATGGATTGCCGAAAATGTTAATGAAATTCAGTACCCTCGGATCGCATTCGGCCAGGATGTTTCAACTGATCCTGATTCCCGCTCTGCTTTTAACTTCCTGTGCCTCAGATCGCGGGCAGATGGCTGCAAACCAGCGAGGTTCCATTCAGCCAGAGAGGCCGTTGGCAGACAACGAGCAGAGTGAGTCTCAGGCCGCACAAGTCGCTATCTCAGCTTCTGAAGTCGACGCCAGAGAACCTGCAGAAACCATACCCGGCGAATCGCGGGAAAAGTTGACTTTGACATCCTATCACGAAGCTTTTGAGGGAAAAATTCCACCACCGCCTGTCCCACCGGCTGGAGGACCGGATGTCCCAGAAACAGATCCTGAGGAAAATGCTTTGACGCCAGCCAGCCGGACAATGAGCCTGGGCGAACTGGAGCAGATCGCACTGTCGAATAATCCCACCCTGGCTCTGCAACGGGCAGAGGTCGAGAAAGAACGGGGGAACTGGACTCAGGTTGGTCTCTATCCCAACCCAACCGTGGGGTACGTCAACTCCACAACCAGCAGTAATGGTGATACGCAATCAAACGGTATCCTCGTGCAGCAGACATTTATTACCGCTGGCAAACTGGACAAAGCCCGGGCAACTGAAACCTACGGTATCCAGACATCGGAACTCCAGCTGGATGCCCAGCAGATGCGTGTCATTAATGATGTCAGACTGCGTTATTATGATGTGCTCGGAGCGCAGGAACAGTTAAAACTCGTGGAGGAGATTGCGCAGCTTTCAAAACAGACCCTCGATGCGGCTGAGAGGCTTAATAAGGCCGAGCAGGTTCCACGAACAGATTTATTACAGGCCAAAGCACAGTATGCTACAGTCAGGGCTGCACTCACTAACGCACATACCGACTTCGAAACAGCCTGGCAAAAACTCGCTGTGATTGTGGGCTGTCCGGAATTACCGCCCAGTAAGCTCATGAAACCGGAAGATGATTTGCCGGAATTTGATCTGGAGGCGGAATGGCAGCGTCTCTTGTCTGAAAGCCCCCAGTTACTCACGGCGGAAAGCCAGATCGGCGTTGCCCGCGGTCAACTGGCCAGTGCAGAGGCAGCCCCGGTTCCCGATCTAACTTTGCAATTTGTAACTGACTACAATTCAGTCGGAGACTATGCAACCTTTAATACCCTGATGGCACTGCCGCTCCCACTCTTCAATCGCAATCAGGGAGGCATCTATAATGCCGTTTCCGAAGTGAACCGCTCCGAGCGCGAGCTGGAACGGGTGCGACTGGTATTGCGCGATCAGTTGATCTCCTCTTACCGTGATTACATGCTGGCACGCAACCAGGCGGAACAGATGCGTGAGGAAGTGCTGCCCGATCTCAGGGAAGCACTGGAACTGATGATCAAAGGCTATGAGAGTGGCCAATTCAGTTTTCTGGCCGTGCTCAATGCACAGCAGAACAACTTCCAGTCGAATCTGGAGTACATTGATGCTTTGAACCGGGCACATCGATTGTCGGTCGAAATTTCCGGTTTGCAGATGACCGGAGGCTTGAACCCGGCGACGATCGGAACGGCGATTCAGGAGGCTGGCGGCGGCGGAAGATTGCGAGCGGTCCAGCAGCAACTACAGAAACAAAGCAACGCGAATCTGAGTAACTTTGCTCCCGCAGCACTCTAGGTCCACTCGAATTCTTTGAAGTCATCATTGCAGTTCAGCAGCTCCTGAAATCTCCGGTGAGATTCAAGCACAGAATAAGTTCCGATCAGTCAACTGGAAACGCAAATCAGAGGAGTATTCATCGTGAGCGGTGAAACAGGGGGGATTCTTGTCTCAATGCGATTCGTCAGGGATGGCATTGATCTCCTGTTCAACCCGGTCTATACTTAGAATAAGTTAGGCAAACAGGGTTTAATATGTACATGCAGCACATGATCAATATCGTAATGACCGTCCTGGTGATCGTATGCCCCTATCTTCCATGTAGGGATACGTGTCTGGGATCGTGTGCCGCTGCGCAGTCTGAGTCGGCACCCGCTCAGAAGTCTGCAAGTGCAAACTGTTGCCATCACAGAGATTGTGAAGATCAGAAACAGCATTCTGGGAATCAGGAACAGAGTCCAGTCCAACCCCAGTGCCCCCAGGATGGCAAACTGCCAAATTGTTTTTGTGGGGGGGCCGTAATCACGACGATGGTCGACTGTCCCAGTCTGATCGAAGCTGATTCTCTGGCTGAATTTCTCCTTGTCGACCTCAACGACGCCGCGCACATGTCAACCAGGTCCGTCTGTCTGAGGGACAATCCCCATCGAGGCTGCCACTTCCCGCCGTACTCTTCCGGGCGGGAAATCTGTCATTTATCAGCCTCCTATCTGCTCTAAAGCGTCCGACACGAGCATCGTAGATTATCCGTAATTCCGGATGAGTTTGCGGTCATTTCTTGACTTCCGTGTCTGTTTCCAACCGCTTAATTACCTTATTACTAGGCTCCTGCTTCTCAACTATTGAGCAAGAAAGGACATCTCATGAGTCAATCTGTCATAGGTCGACCCTCCGTAAATCCAGATACGTCTGCGCCTGACTCTCCAGCTCCAACTGATCAACGTCCCCACGGACTGGTCTGGAAGCTTGGCCGCTGGTTCCTGGATGGGTTACCCACCATCATCGTCATGTCTGTATTAGTCGCCATCGGTTACTACGGGCATACCCACCATTGGAAAATCCCGACGTTTGCAGAATTCACGGGGCAGGCGAAGCCTGTAGTCAAGGACTGGTGTGAGGAGCACGGGGTTCCTGAATCCAAGTGTGTAATCTGTAACCCTGACTTGATGCCTGCCGGACCCGATTATGGCTGGTGCACTGAGCATGGTGTCAACAACTGCCCGTTGCACCATCCCGATGTTGCTGAACTGAAGAAGACACCAGTGATTTCTGCGGCAACAATGCAACAGGCGGATCGTGCTCTCGCACTGCGAGAACGACCAGATAACAATGCCGCCTGTAAGGTGTATCAGAAACGAATCCAGTTTGCTTCCAATGAGGCGGTTCAGCAGGCTGGCGTCGATGTTGAACTGGTCGACCGGGAGCCGGTGACCGAGTGGGTATCAGGGACAGGCGAAATCCGCTACGACCCGACACGTCTGGCAAACCTGTCTGCACGTGTTCCCGGCACAGCCTGGCGCGTGCTCAAGAATGTGGGAGACCGGGTTCAGGAAGGAGATATTCTCGCGGTCGTTGATGCAGCAGAGGTGGGACGTCTCAAAAGCGATCTGGTGAAAGCGATTGTCGCCGAGAACCTGGCACGTAAAAACTTTGAACGACTGAATGGACTGCGCGGATCGGTCCCCGGGAAAGATATTCTGGCTGCAGAAGCCATTCTGGCTAAAGAGGAGGCTGAAGTTCTGAGTGTTGAACAGTCTCTGGCTAATCTGGGTCTGTCAGTGGATGTGGCTTCGATTGCAAATCTCAACAAGCAGGCCATGATCGATCGCTTACGTTTCCTGGGTTTTCCCGAAAAACTGGCAGAACAGTATCGATCCCAGACCGCTTCGGCCAACCTGATCCCGGTTCGCAGCTCGATGAACGGCGTGGTTACGGAGCGGAATGTGGTTTCCAGTGAGGTCGTCACTCCAGAGCGAACGCTGTTTGAAGTGGCAGACCCCAGCTGGATGTGGCTGATCCTTAATGTCCCCCTGGAAGAGGCCTCATTGATCCAGGTCGGGCAACAGGTCCGGTTTCAACCCAATGGAAGCCGTAAGGAAATTACCGGAAACCTCAGCTGGATCAGCACAGCTGCTGATAAACAGACGCGGATGGTAAAGGTCAGGGCGGAAATCGATAACGCTGACGGGCAGCTGCGTGATGAGACCTTTGGCGCGGGACGCATCATTCTCAGACAGGAAAAACAGGCGGTTGTGATTCCCCGGAGTGCTGTGCACTGGGAGGGCTGCTGTCAGGTGGTCTTTGTTCGTAATAAACACTACTTCGACAGCCCGGAGAGCCCTAAGGTCTTTCAGCTGCGAAATGTTCGAACTGGTTTTGTGAACGGTGATCGCGTGGAAATCATCGCCGGCTTACTTCCCGGAGAGGTGGTCGTGACCCAGGGGAGTGACGTTTTGCGGGCACAACTTCTCAAGAACAGCCTCGGAGAAGGCTGTTGCGCTGAATAGAAGGGAATCGAATTCTTATGCTCAACTGGCTGATTGATTTTTCACTGCGGCACCGTGCCCTGGTCATTTTGTGTACCGTGGTATTTGCAGGCGTCGGGGTGATTTCACTGAAACACCTCGACATTGATGCGTTTCCCGACACGACGCCGGTATTGATTCAGATCAATACGGTAGCGCCGGCGCTTTCACCCGATGAGGTGGAGCGACAGATCACATTCCCGGTGGAACAGGCGATCAGCGGTCTTCCCGGGCTGCAGGACCTGCGCTCGATTTCCAAGTTCGGTCTGTCCCAGGTGGTCGTGATTTTTGAGGATGGTATCGATATTTACTTTGCGCGGCAGCTGATCAGTGAGCGGCTGAGCACGGTACAACTGCCGGAAGGTATTCAGCGACCACAGATGGGACCGGTCTCGACCGGCCT
The Gimesia sp. genome window above contains:
- a CDS encoding ABC transporter ATP-binding protein; translation: MLKLESVKKVYRKKQDEVIALDTTDIEIAQGEFAAIIGPSGSGKTTLLSMLGAMSAPSEGRILLDDESIYDLPIEQRAEVRQNKIGFVFQTFNLVPYLTAIENVQVPMMLSQKFKTERQERAEELLAQVGLQDRLHHKPSELSIGQQQRVALARMLANDPTIILADEPTGNLDPETRDQVLAFLRQFNEEGRTIIMVTHDLSAAECARRTLRLSEGRIQAGSEQDLLKTA
- a CDS encoding TolC family protein; this translates as MKFSTLGSHSARMFQLILIPALLLTSCASDRGQMAANQRGSIQPERPLADNEQSESQAAQVAISASEVDAREPAETIPGESREKLTLTSYHEAFEGKIPPPPVPPAGGPDVPETDPEENALTPASRTMSLGELEQIALSNNPTLALQRAEVEKERGNWTQVGLYPNPTVGYVNSTTSSNGDTQSNGILVQQTFITAGKLDKARATETYGIQTSELQLDAQQMRVINDVRLRYYDVLGAQEQLKLVEEIAQLSKQTLDAAERLNKAEQVPRTDLLQAKAQYATVRAALTNAHTDFETAWQKLAVIVGCPELPPSKLMKPEDDLPEFDLEAEWQRLLSESPQLLTAESQIGVARGQLASAEAAPVPDLTLQFVTDYNSVGDYATFNTLMALPLPLFNRNQGGIYNAVSEVNRSERELERVRLVLRDQLISSYRDYMLARNQAEQMREEVLPDLREALELMIKGYESGQFSFLAVLNAQQNNFQSNLEYIDALNRAHRLSVEISGLQMTGGLNPATIGTAIQEAGGGGRLRAVQQQLQKQSNANLSNFAPAAL
- a CDS encoding FtsX-like permease family protein, with the protein product MKMRTIVWKEMKERPTALIASLLAIILSVTALVAIRNVTIFSEQEVAGKLDELGANVLILPEGVTLQDYYAADMHKETIPEEHVAELALAGLTGVEAMTPKLCVPTRLDDRNVILTGILPQSEIQKMNAWSGGGMLFKKHEGCKAKINVADENLDAPESLAERRALQHLNQSEVLLGADFAARQGLKEGDQLQLLGETFDVLSVLPATGTVDDSRVFAHLHTVQRLSGAGPVVNIIEVMGCCEDVANGLVGELQSLLPDTKVVTIANVVETQVSINRMMTNLSYLFLAILVAVGGVSMASASFANVMERRREIGTLMALGATPRFVTRLFLAKAALLGLAGGISGYVLGSLIAVFLGPAFADVSVFPVPSLAIIAAAVAVLVTLAASYFPARQASRLDPCLCFKEV
- a CDS encoding DDE-type integrase/transposase/recombinase, giving the protein MSNSKRRQRTYDHRLKELVRSTGNIDVALQRGVPRSTARGWLTKNMSGVITVDVLDMSLVELQRDVVALRRRNARLIALLRLIITVMKVTHFTLSQIRLPQEAQKLRVLQAIEYSRKHFPLKTVLRVIGLSHGRYREWKRVECGLDDLPSCPRSSPHQLTAAEMRTIQEMVTSEKYRHVATGTLARLAERMGKMFASPSTWYRLVRIHKWRRVRSRVYPAKPKVGIRAIRANEIWHVDTSLVRLVNGGRAYIHAVIDNYSRRILAWRVLDRFEPGITARLFLDVSQATTVGKPTVFVDGGRENYNAAIDEVIESGLLKRVLAQTKIQYSNSLIESWWRVLKHQWLYFHELDSAQAVENLVAFYVEQYNTYLPHSAFQGQTPDEMYYGTGQEIPGQLQEARIAARKSRMESNRSQSCRMCEELLAVSN
- a CDS encoding SpoIIE family protein phosphatase, whose translation is MSDLLARFRGLWKQPRTIRFQLLLSVNLTLSIALAVLLIFQYFREIENATAQMRTGLNDEAIAIQSAVSHLIQDHQDHDVQSYINNVCDKMRKSASPGHRIIVNLQGEYIQAGGDPLGAESILTEFDFSNPASFKLDDFQQHQLVIGYQPGREASVFVIETLNNVRRSIRSKVLVQLAVLGALGMIAAGIVNLVLLKIVGRPLDQLLITVENIRSGNFDAVAPTFSSCEMNLLSSSINSMSVALKENDRDRRSQMEKARKIQQYLLPHGVQIPQLETAHIFEPADSVAGDYYDFLPLPDGSWFICIADVSGHGVPAAMGAAMLKSLLLAASENPPFDPVAIMKEVNRQFTAAILPGNFASVILARWEPESRELTWVSAGHLPAILKRVSGNVELLKSTGLLIGIDLKADWEQRHTILSSGDRILLFSDGVTETANSDGTLFGVHRLTELFSPGTKNSPLADTMRINDAIAAYRNNASPNDDLTLVMLECK